The DNA sequence AAATAACTATTGAGATTGTCACTGCGCCGTGCAAAACTGAACCGCTCGAACGGGTTTTTTGACATATAGTCATCAACCAGCTTTTTATACGTCGCGGCGTCACTGCTGCTCAGCGAAGTAGCATTACTGGTGATGTCGGTAAATGAACCGCTAAACTGCGATATTAGGATCAACCCGAGAACCGAGACGGTCATGACGATCATCAGCATATAACCTAGTCGGCGACGCCAGCTCCTGAGATCGCGCTCGCGCTGGCGATCAGTCTTTTTATCATGATCAACCGCTCGGAAAGTGTTCAGCGTCGCACCACTTTTGAACGTGCTATTTTGTTCCTGCGGGGTACGAAACTCCGTGCTATAGCGACCTTGGCGACCACTCATTTTAGTATCTTTGCTAGAAGGTTTCATTTCTGCGCTACCTCTAGAATCATGCCGACCATATCGTCGAGAGCATTGGCACGCGTAAATTGCTCTAGATTATGTCCCAGCGTATTTCGTAGCTCCGGGGACGCTAACAAGCTCCTGATCGCCTCTAGGAGGATTTCCGGCTGTTTGTCAGCCTGGCGTTGATCGATCACGATACCAGCCTGAGCTTTGGCGTAGACGCTGGCATTTTTGGTCTGGTGGTCGCCGGCCAGGTGCGGGCTCGGCACAATAACTACCGGTAAACCAATCGTCGCGAACTCCGCTAACGCCGTAGCGCCAGCGCGCGTCACCGCAATATCTGCCGCCGCCAGCGCCACGATGAAATCATCCGTCATAAACTCGACGACTTTGAATTTGTTGTCTGATCTAGTTTTGATCGAGTCGGCTTTGCCCTTGCCAGCAAGTAACAAGATCTGAGCATTGTGTTTCGTTAATTCAGGTGCTATCGCCGCCACCATCCGGTTCAGCGCGTTCGCGCCACCACCACCACCAACAGCTAGGACCAGTGGCAAAGTAGCATCAAAACCTAGCTGAGTTTTCGCGGCTGACTTTTCGCTAGCAGTAAATCTCCTGATCTCGTCACGAACTGGTATACCAATATAGGTGGTGCGACTACCGGGATAATTAGGATAGTTTTCGACCGGCGCGCCAGTGCCAATTTTGGTGGCATATCGTGCCAAAAACCGGTTAGTCAGTCCTGGCACAGTATCGGAATCATGAATAACCAGTGGAATGCGGAGCCAATGCGCCGCTAGTCCGACCGGCAAACAGACAAAACCGCCTTTACAAAATACCACATCAGGTCGCCAGACAATTAATTTACAAAAGCTCTGGACAAAGCCCGCGATAATCTTGAACACATCAATCAGATTTCGAAGATGAGTTTTAAACAGATGGTATTTTAAATGCTGCATCAACGTCAAATTAGCATAGCGCCGCAGTTTGCCGCTAGCAATCGCATCGACTCTAACATTGCCGCCTAGCATTTCGCGCAGACGACCAGCAAAACGACGATCA is a window from the Candidatus Saccharibacteria bacterium genome containing:
- a CDS encoding glycosyltransferase; its protein translation is MRILSVGGGSGGHVTPIVAVCAKLHEQAPDAELRVWCDRRFAGRLREMLGGNVRVDAIASGKLRRYANLTLMQHLKYHLFKTHLRNLIDVFKIIAGFVQSFCKLIVWRPDVVFCKGGFVCLPVGLAAHWLRIPLVIHDSDTVPGLTNRFLARYATKIGTGAPVENYPNYPGSRTTYIGIPVRDEIRRFTASEKSAAKTQLGFDATLPLVLAVGGGGGANALNRMVAAIAPELTKHNAQILLLAGKGKADSIKTRSDNKFKVVEFMTDDFIVALAAADIAVTRAGATALAEFATIGLPVVIVPSPHLAGDHQTKNASVYAKAQAGIVIDQRQADKQPEILLEAIRSLLASPELRNTLGHNLEQFTRANALDDMVGMILEVAQK